A window of the Synchiropus splendidus isolate RoL2022-P1 chromosome 6, RoL_Sspl_1.0, whole genome shotgun sequence genome harbors these coding sequences:
- the LOC128760165 gene encoding mesencephalic astrocyte-derived neurotrophic factor-like, giving the protein MWRVSFFSMALALSLVPGTAAALKEGECEVCVTFLGKFYESLKEDGVRFNTDDIKKALVKSCSDATGKDNRFCYYIGVTSGVTRMINEVTRLLSAELPVESICKRLKIMDPQICDLKYTTTSSSSL; this is encoded by the exons ATGTGGCGCGTGAGTTTTTTTTCGATGGCTCTGGCCCTCAGTCTCGTACCCGGGACTGCCGCGGCTCTGAAAGAGGGCGAATGTGAAG TGTGCGTCACCTTCCTCGGGAAGTTCTACGAGTCGCTGAAGGAGGACGGTGTCCGATTTAACACTGACGACATCAAGAAGGCGCTCGTGAAGAGCTGCAGTGACGCCACGGGCAAAGACAACCGATTC TGTTACTACATCGGAGTGACGAGCGGCGTAACCAGAATGATCAACGAGGTGACAAGGCTGCTCAGCGCCGAATTACCAGTGGAGAGCATCTGCAAGAGGCTGAAGATAATGGACCCTCAGATCTGCGACCTCAAATACACTactacttcctcttcctccctctaa
- the LOC128760164 gene encoding mesencephalic astrocyte-derived neurotrophic factor-like — MWRVSFFSMALALSLVPGTAAALKEGECEVCVTFLGKFYESLKEDGVRFNTDDIKKALVKSCSDATGKDNRFCYYIGVTSGVTRVINEVTRLLSAELPVESICKRLKIMDPQICDLKYTTTSSSSL, encoded by the exons ATGTGGCGCgtgagttttttttccatggCTCTGGCCCTCAGTCTTGTACCCGGGACTGCCGCGGCTCTGAAAGAGGGCGAATGTGAAG TGTGCGTCACCTTCCTCGGGAAGTTCTACGAGTCGCTGAAGGAGGACGGTGTCCGATTTAACACTGACGACATCAAGAAGGCGCTCGTGAAGAGCTGCAGTGACGCCACGGGCAAAGACAACCGATTC TGTTACTACATCGGAGTGACGAGCGGCGTAACCAGAGTGATCAACGAGGTGACAAGGCTGCTCAGCGCCGAATTACCAGTGGAGAGCATCTGCAAGAGGCTGAAGATAATGGACCCTCAGATCTGCGACCTCAAATACACTactacttcctcttcctccctctaa